In Salinibaculum sp. SYNS191, the genomic window ACGAACAGACCAGAGAGGCCGTCACGGAGGCCACGGACGGCGAACTCGACCACAAGTGGCGCTTCTTCGCCGCCACGCACCTGGGCTTCGACCCGATGCTACCGCCGGGAACGCTGCCGTCGATGATTCTGCCGACGATGCAGTCGGAGGCCCGCAAGAAGTTCCGGCGGCGTCTGGAGGACCGCGGCGTCACGGACATCGAGCGGGCCCGGACCGAGCGGGTGCGCGTGCGGTCGGGCAACCGGGCGCGGCTGACCCGCTTCGACGGGATGGACCCGGTCGTCGATGGGGGCATCCCGGTGACTGGCTGGGTCGGCGTCTGGAACGACGGCACGGACTTCTTCGTCGTCACCGGCGGCTACCCGGGCGTTCCGCTCGCCGACGCGCTCGGCGTCGACGGGACCAGCGAGCAACTGACGCGGACGCCCAGCGAGGCGCAGACGGAGCTGCTGGACCTGCTGCGGGACGTCCAGTGACGGAGAACTAGGGCTTCCGCGCGAACGTCAGGTAGCCGGTGTGACCGACGCCGGCCGTCGACGGCCGGGAGCCGCGGTCGTCGAAGTCCATCGTCCGCTGGATGGTCTCCAGCGTCTCTATCTCGTCGAGCCCCAGGTTCCCCGCCGTCTCGACCACTGCGCGGGTCTGCTCGACGAACGGCGAGTAGACGGCGACGTAGCCCCCGGAGACCAGCAGGTTCGGGACGTGTTCGACGACCGTCGCCGCGTCCTCGGTGTCCAGCGTCAGCACGTCGAACCGGTCGCCGCCGACGAGGTGGTCGGTCACGTCGCCGGTGCGTACGTCGACGGCGTCCGCGACGCCCGCCAGGTCCATGTTCTCCCGGGCCACGTCGGCGAACTCCGGGTCGCGCTCGTAGGTCGTCACGTCCGCCCCGATGCGGCCGAGATAGGCGGCGAGCACGCCCGTGCCCGTCCCGGCGTCGAGCACGCGGTCGCCGGCGCAGAGGCCGGTGTGACCGACGATGAGCCCCACGTCGCGGGGCATCATCGGCGCTCCGGTGCGTTCGAGGTGGTGAAAGAGGTCCGGCCCGCGGAGGTCACGCACGACGAACGTCGTGCCGAGATGGGTCTGGACGGTCTGGCCGGGTTCGACGTCGTCGGGGACCTCCAGAATGCCGAGGTCGGTCTCCAGGCGCTCGCCCGGTGCCAGCAGGTACTCGCGGTCCTCGTGAACGAACAGGTAGGACACGCTACTCCAGCCGTTCGACGGCTGCAGCGAGGTCGCCGTCTGTCGCCTCCAGCGCCTCGCGGGCCTCGTCCTCGGGGACGCCCGTCCGCATCGCGACGAGTTCCACGTCGTCCTGCGGGATGCCCTCGTCGGCGTCGTCCTCGCCCGCCTCGACGGCGCTGGCGCTGCCCTCGCCGCGGTCGCGGGTCTCGGGCGAGCCGACGACCTGGTAGGTCTGCTGGCCCTGCGCGTTCATGAGCTGTACCTCCGCGTCGGTGAAGACCAGTTCCTCGTCGGCCGTCCTGATGACGACCTCCTCGGCATCGATTTCCTCGATGTCGATGCCCATCTGTTTCATCATCTGCTTCATCTTGCTGGGGTCGAGACCCCCGCCGCCTCCTCCAAACATACCCTTCGGTTCGCCCCTGGTGATAAAAAGGTCTGCGTTGCGCGTTCTCGGCCGCCGGGCCGACGACTCACTCCGCGGCCGTGTCGCGCACGTCGACGGCCATCCCCGTCTCGAACTCTACCATCCCCGGCCCGGGTAGTTCCGCGCGGCCGACCGCCAGCAGGCGGCCGTCCTCGTGTTCGACCAGCACTTCGTCGCGGGGCCGGATGTCCGCGCCCGCCGTCGCGACGAACTTCGCGAAGACGTTGCGCCCCTCCAGCACGTAGGGTTCGCTCTCGTCGCCCACCACGACCCGGTAGGCCGGTGCGTCCAGCGCCCGCTGGAGGCGCTCGCCACCGGCCACGCCCAGTCGCAGGCGGCCGTCGGTCCCGTAGGTGACCAGCCGACCCGCCGGTCCCCGGACCTGCCGGGGGCGGCCGGAACTGGTCTGTGTCACGGTCAGGTCGTCCGCGGACGGGAACAGCGCGCGCCCGGCCCCGCGCCCGAACTGGTAGTCACCGACCCGACGGAGCACCGCGATGTCGTCCATCGCTCCTCCGTACCAGCCCGCAGCACTAAGTCGCTCCGTTCCGGCCCACAGCGTGTGAGAGAATATCAATCATCGAGGGAGTTCAGGAGAGTTAATAAGGGAGAGACACCGACGTAGAGCTACATGAATTCGACACTGAAGATAGGCATCGGTGCGGTCCTCTCGGTGGTCACCTCCGCGCTCATCATCTACGTCAGCATGGCGGGCGAGCCGATTATCCCCGGCATCATCGGGAGTGTGGCGGCGCTGGTGATGGCTCTCGGCGTGCTCCTCGTCGGCACCTCCAGTAAAGAAGGGCGGCCGGTCTAGAGCAAGAACTGGTCGGTATCGTCGCTGAGGTTCGTGAAGTCGTGGGCCGCCTCGACGAGTTCGTCCGCAGTCGACTCCCTGAAGGAGTAGACCTCCACGCGGACGCCCTCGTGTTCCAGATACCGACACAGGCGAGCGAAGTCGCCGTCGCCGGTACAGAGCGCGACGGTGTCGACGTGGGGCGCGAGCGAGACGGCGTCCAGGCTCATCCCGACGTCCCAGTCGGCCTTCTTCGAGCCGTCCTGGAAGGTCTTTATCTCCTTTATCTGCGTCTCGAAGCCGATGTCGACGAGCGCGTCGAAGAAACTCTCCTCCTCCGGCGCGTCGGCCTTGACCACGTAGGCGAGCGCCCGCGTGAGCTTCCGGCCGTCCACCGCCGATTCGAGCAGGCTGGCGTAGTCGATATTTCGCGTGTAGAGGCTCTGTGCCGTGTGGTAGAGGTTCTGCGAGTCAGCGAGAACGGCGACCCGCTGGTTCGGGTGAATCTCCGTCATTACGTTCTCTCGCCGACCCAGCGCAAAAGGGCTTGCTGCCTGGGGCCGTCGTTACATCGAGCGGAGCTTGCTGATACGCTTCTCGACGGGCGGGTGGGTGGCGAAGATGGTCTGCAGGACGCCGCGGTCACCCTCGAAGATGCACAGCGCGGCGACTTCGTCGGGGGTGCCCTGCTGCTGGCGCTGCTGTTGCTGTCCGGGGCCGCGGCCGCGACGCTGCTGCTGGCGGGCCTGCTGTTGCATCTGCTGGCGCTGTTTCGCGCCCTCGCTTATCTTCTCCAGCGCGCGGGCCATCGCGTCGGGGTTGTTCGTGTACTGCGCGGCGTCGCTGTCGGCGACGTACTCGCGGTACCGGGAGATGGCCAGCACGAAGATGGAGACGAGCATCTGGGCGATGGACCCGGCAATCATCGCGAAGAAGTACGACGCGATGTTGCGCTCGCCGCCGAACAGCACCGCGAACTGGACGACGATACCGACCATCGCGGCGATGGACTGCCCGATGAGCATCATCACGACGTCGCGGTTGCTGATGTGGGCGAGTTCGTGCGCCAGGACGCCTTCGAGTTCCTCGCGCTCCAGCAGGTCGATAATCTCCGTCGAGACGACGACGACGCCGGCACCCTTCCGGCCGACGGCGAAGGCGTTGGGGACGCCCATGTCGGCGACCATCAGGCGGGGCTTGTCGATGCCCATGTCCCGGCTCAACTGCTCGACTTGCTGGTGAATCTCCCTGTAGCGCCCCTCGTTGGGCATGTCTTCCGCGCCGACGCTCCTGAGTGCAGCCCACTTGCCGAACTTGTACTGGAAGCCGACGAAGCCGACCGTACCCAGCAACAGGAGGGCGAGTACGGTGGTGTTCGCACCGTAGTTGAAGATGACGAGTCCGGCGATGGCCGCGTAGAAGGCAAACAGGATGCTGCCCATGACGACCATCCGGAATTTGAGACCAATGTGTCGTACCATCAGGGACAGTTACGAGATGGAGTATAAAAAACCACGCGCTCTATGCCAGGTAGTTGCACAATCGCTCCCGTTAGAGAGCCGGTCCGGCAGGCACAACACATAAGTTCCAGGATGGCACTTCTTCCGGTATGACGCGGGCCACGCTCGACGGCAGTGCGGGTGCAGACGCCGAGCGTGGCGTGTCTCCTTCTGCGAAACGCAAACGCTGAGAGAGACTCGCGGCGGGAGTGGCGTCCCCGTCGCGGGTCGTGGTGGCCGACCGGCAAGCGACCGCTGAACCGAACCACACAAGCGACACCCCGACAACACAGCAGACAACGACCAATGACAGACTTCGACACCTTCGGCGGCGTGTACCCCGCGATGTGCACGCCGTTTCACGACGACGGTAGCATCGACTTCGAGACACTCCGCGCGGACGCACAGCGACTGGAGGCCGCGGGCGTCGACGGCCTGGTCCCGATGGGCTCAACCGGCGAATCGGCCACGGTGAGCCACGACGAGCACGTCGAGGTCATCGACGCCGTCATCGACGCCGTGGACGTCCCGGTCATCGCCGGCAGCGGCTCGAACAACACCGCGGAGGCGCTCTCGCTGTCCCAGCGGGCCGCCGACGCCGGCGCGGACGCGCTTCTCCTGATTTCGCCGTACTACAACAAGCCCGAACAGCAGGGCTTCGTCGAGCACTACGAGACCATCGCCGACGAGGTGGACGTGCCGCAAATCGTCTACAACGTCCCCTCCCGGACCGGCCAGAACATCGAGGCCGACACCGTGGCGACGCTGGCCGAGCACGAGAACATCCAGGGGTACAAGGCCGCCGGCGGCGACCTGAACCAGGTCAGCGAAATCGTCGAGAAGACCCGCGACCAGGAGTTCGACGTGCTCTCGGGCAACGACGGCGAGACACTGCCCATCCTCTCGGTGGGCGGCACCGGCTGTATCAGCGTCGCCGCCAACGTCGAACCCGAGCGCATGGGCGCGATGGTCCACGCCGCGCTCGACGAGGACTACCCGGAGGCGCGCGCACGCCACCACGACCTCGGCCCACTCTTTCGCGCGCTGTTCTGGGAGACCAACCCCATCCCGGTCAAGGCCGCCCTGGAGATTCGCGGCCACGGCAACGGCAACGTCCGGCCGCCGCTGACCGAGGCCACTGAGGAGACCTACGGGGACCTCGAATCGGTGCTGGCCGACTACGAGACCCCCTTCGAGGCCGCGGAGGC contains:
- a CDS encoding PUA domain-containing protein, whose amino-acid sequence is MDDIAVLRRVGDYQFGRGAGRALFPSADDLTVTQTSSGRPRQVRGPAGRLVTYGTDGRLRLGVAGGERLQRALDAPAYRVVVGDESEPYVLEGRNVFAKFVATAGADIRPRDEVLVEHEDGRLLAVGRAELPGPGMVEFETGMAVDVRDTAAE
- a CDS encoding M48 family metallopeptidase, producing the protein MVRHIGLKFRMVVMGSILFAFYAAIAGLVIFNYGANTTVLALLLLGTVGFVGFQYKFGKWAALRSVGAEDMPNEGRYREIHQQVEQLSRDMGIDKPRLMVADMGVPNAFAVGRKGAGVVVVSTEIIDLLEREELEGVLAHELAHISNRDVVMMLIGQSIAAMVGIVVQFAVLFGGERNIASYFFAMIAGSIAQMLVSIFVLAISRYREYVADSDAAQYTNNPDAMARALEKISEGAKQRQQMQQQARQQQRRGRGPGQQQQRQQQGTPDEVAALCIFEGDRGVLQTIFATHPPVEKRISKLRSM
- a CDS encoding methyltransferase domain-containing protein → MSYLFVHEDREYLLAPGERLETDLGILEVPDDVEPGQTVQTHLGTTFVVRDLRGPDLFHHLERTGAPMMPRDVGLIVGHTGLCAGDRVLDAGTGTGVLAAYLGRIGADVTTYERDPEFADVARENMDLAGVADAVDVRTGDVTDHLVGGDRFDVLTLDTEDAATVVEHVPNLLVSGGYVAVYSPFVEQTRAVVETAGNLGLDEIETLETIQRTMDFDDRGSRPSTAGVGHTGYLTFARKP
- a CDS encoding NYN domain-containing protein, whose amino-acid sequence is MTEIHPNQRVAVLADSQNLYHTAQSLYTRNIDYASLLESAVDGRKLTRALAYVVKADAPEEESFFDALVDIGFETQIKEIKTFQDGSKKADWDVGMSLDAVSLAPHVDTVALCTGDGDFARLCRYLEHEGVRVEVYSFRESTADELVEAAHDFTNLSDDTDQFLL
- a CDS encoding nascent polypeptide-associated complex protein, with protein sequence MFGGGGGGLDPSKMKQMMKQMGIDIEEIDAEEVVIRTADEELVFTDAEVQLMNAQGQQTYQVVGSPETRDRGEGSASAVEAGEDDADEGIPQDDVELVAMRTGVPEDEAREALEATDGDLAAAVERLE
- the dapA gene encoding 4-hydroxy-tetrahydrodipicolinate synthase; protein product: MTDFDTFGGVYPAMCTPFHDDGSIDFETLRADAQRLEAAGVDGLVPMGSTGESATVSHDEHVEVIDAVIDAVDVPVIAGSGSNNTAEALSLSQRAADAGADALLLISPYYNKPEQQGFVEHYETIADEVDVPQIVYNVPSRTGQNIEADTVATLAEHENIQGYKAAGGDLNQVSEIVEKTRDQEFDVLSGNDGETLPILSVGGTGCISVAANVEPERMGAMVHAALDEDYPEARARHHDLGPLFRALFWETNPIPVKAALEIRGHGNGNVRPPLTEATEETYGDLESVLADYETPFEAAEAR